Proteins from one Desulfonema limicola genomic window:
- a CDS encoding SUMF1/EgtB/PvdO family nonheme iron enzyme, with protein MEKIIPYNNPFCVGTAIQNPSDFIGRRQELSDISSMMLNRQNISLRGERRTGKTSLLKYIVHPEGISLLGLQPDKHIPVFLNFQQYTESKPFMIWWGIAEGIAMEINKRLPEYKEKTDKYIQNIREYFEHGEFTFAKFHKELLIFENLIIHLLFDEFDQIVKNSELENSTFLDELRSLPSERKISYIIATRTGLASLQDDKYFNTKISSPFFNIFTTIILKPLDSDEAKLLIHNYLDSEITDIALAKEICSDIKYLYDITGHHPFFLQSFCFHLIVQLNIGDISYEDAKTKALQSFSGDMVENFKFYWDYSNVHEKELIKKIVSKQQIDSNDISAKPVIENLKNRCLLVPSSNKQYEWQLVSSVFGEWSKRYTLQNTLNEIGEDISYIEIVKYTINPEKPSISYMISKNPITIEILNRIPNMNLSGLSYFDAQKFASWFNARLPTEEEWRLAAKTGKISISQHKEWLLSDSKSYFKDLIFRGNIGNRRKIISMEQRPEENSPTYALRLIKDS; from the coding sequence ATGGAAAAAATAATACCATATAATAATCCCTTTTGTGTTGGTACTGCTATTCAAAATCCGTCAGATTTTATCGGAAGACGACAAGAACTGAGTGATATTTCATCAATGATGCTTAATCGCCAAAATATATCGCTTCGTGGTGAGAGGAGGACAGGAAAAACGTCACTGTTAAAATATATAGTTCATCCAGAGGGGATTAGCCTTCTTGGCTTGCAACCAGACAAACATATACCTGTTTTTTTAAACTTTCAGCAGTATACAGAGAGTAAACCATTTATGATATGGTGGGGAATTGCTGAAGGAATTGCAATGGAGATTAATAAACGACTACCTGAATATAAAGAAAAAACTGATAAATATATTCAAAACATACGCGAATATTTTGAACATGGTGAGTTTACATTCGCCAAATTTCATAAAGAATTATTGATTTTTGAAAACTTAATAATTCACCTCCTATTTGATGAGTTTGATCAAATCGTTAAAAATTCTGAATTGGAAAATTCTACTTTTTTAGATGAATTGAGATCTCTTCCTTCAGAAAGAAAAATTTCTTATATAATAGCGACACGTACTGGTTTAGCTTCACTTCAGGATGATAAATATTTTAATACTAAAATAAGTTCACCTTTTTTTAACATTTTTACGACAATAATATTAAAACCTTTAGATTCAGATGAAGCAAAATTACTGATACATAATTACCTTGATAGTGAAATTACTGATATAGCTTTAGCTAAAGAGATATGTTCTGATATAAAATATTTATATGATATTACAGGACATCATCCTTTTTTCTTACAATCTTTTTGCTTTCATCTGATTGTTCAGCTAAATATTGGTGATATTTCTTATGAAGATGCTAAAACTAAGGCTTTACAATCTTTTTCCGGGGATATGGTTGAAAATTTTAAATTTTACTGGGATTATTCAAATGTTCATGAGAAAGAGTTAATAAAAAAGATAGTAAGTAAACAACAAATTGACTCCAATGATATTTCAGCAAAACCGGTGATCGAAAATTTGAAAAATAGATGTTTGCTTGTTCCTTCATCAAATAAGCAATACGAATGGCAATTAGTTTCTTCTGTATTTGGAGAATGGTCAAAAAGGTATACTTTACAGAATACTCTTAATGAAATTGGAGAAGATATTAGTTATATAGAAATTGTTAAATACACAATAAATCCAGAAAAACCAAGCATATCTTATATGATAAGTAAAAATCCTATTACGATTGAAATACTTAATAGAATTCCAAATATGAATTTAAGTGGTTTGAGTTATTTTGATGCTCAAAAATTTGCTAGTTGGTTCAATGCGAGATTACCAACTGAAGAAGAATGGCGTCTTGCAGCAAAGACTGGAAAGATAAGCATTTCTCAGCACAAAGAATGGTTACTATCTGATTCAAAATCATATTTTAAAGATTTAATATTTAGAGGAAATATTGGAAATAGAAGGAAGATAATTTCAATGGAACAAAGGCCAGAAGAAAATTCTCCAACATACGCTTTAAGATTGATAAAAGATAGTTGA